The following coding sequences lie in one Ostrea edulis chromosome 8, xbOstEdul1.1, whole genome shotgun sequence genomic window:
- the LOC125661556 gene encoding uncharacterized protein LOC125661556, producing MIKLMAYFSARGSVHSPLPTLYNVTNISFNMTPGYLVFQPDQAPSDTSSPHQTTHRATVIAFMGVFVFITLTLTTAIILFCKKKNSVFFLQKSDLHADLDVELEEIQTDISDDFGSFTLEITDVNQSVSEQQDLGQCEALLTNTMKQSKSLPTDFNSCQEYTKLQHLPAKYETCEELQTSSTPLSCQIDSVRKHQLDVTSNSCGGLLSEQTDTPSAEQLFIFPADRIMTQEDSD from the coding sequence ATGATTAAATTAATGGCTTACTTCTCTGCTCGAGGATCGGTGCACAGCCCTCTCCCTACCCTCTATAATGTCACCAACATTAGCTTCAACATGACACCAGGTTATCTGGTGTTTCAACCAGATCAGGCACCCAGTGATACTAGCTCTCCACACCAAACAACTCACCGTGCCACAGTCATTGCCTTTATGGGAGTTTTTGTGTTTATAACATTGACTCTCACAACTGCAATCATCCtgttttgtaaaaagaaaaattctgtGTTTTTCCTACAGAAGTCTGACTTGCATGCTGATCTGGATGTAGAACTTGAGGAAATCCAAACTGATATTTCTGATGATTTTGGAAGTTTTACTTTGGAGATTACAGATGTGAATCAGAGTGTGTCTGAACAGCAGGACCTGGGTCAGTGTGAGGCGTTGTTGACTAACACAATGAAACAATCCAAGAGTTTGCCTACAGATTTCAATTCATGCCAAGAATACACCAAACTGCAGCATTTACCTGCCAAGTATGAGACTTGTGAGGAATTACAAACATCTTCCACACCGCTATCATGCCAAATAGACTCCGTTAGAAAACATCAGCTAGATGTAACGTCAAACAGTTGTGGTGGTTTGCTAAGTGAACAGACAGACACACCGTCAGCAGAACAGCTGTTTATTTTTCCAGCAGACAGAATCATGACTCAGGAAGACAGTGACTAA